The proteins below are encoded in one region of Paramisgurnus dabryanus chromosome 2, PD_genome_1.1, whole genome shotgun sequence:
- the sv2ba gene encoding synaptic vesicle glycoprotein 2Ba, giving the protein MDVPYHNNINQQGETYPTHGTGGNDGYPYQTDYPPQEEDAASDATEGHDEDDQMYEGEYQGIPHPDEIKEARRAARREARMKARKVAEAEEETLAEQYETIMEDCGHGRFQWTLFTVLGLALMADGVECFVVSFAMPSAEKDMCLSNADKGMLGLIVYVGMMFGAVVWGGLADKLGRRQCLLYALAINSIFSFLSCFAQSYGFFIFFRLCSGIGIGGSIPVVYTYFAEFLQMDKRGEHLSWLCLFWMMGGLYASFTAWGIIPHYGWGFSMGTEFQFHSWRVFVLVCFLPSLAALAGLVFMPESPRFLLENARHDEAWMILRRVHDTNWRAKGEPERVFQVSQLKTPHTQDDEFIEIQSETATAFQRFMVRHMTLVKQVIKNMMSLASPDLRLHGLFIAIVWFTMAFSYYGLGIWFPDQIKYLQFEDYESNVKVFHREKVERFHFNFTLQNQVHKEGEYIHDRFVNIEIKNVKFEDSLFENCYFEDIKSTETFFENCTLKNTVFYNTDLWKDSKFIDCKMENTTFLHPKKGCHLNFQEENDIVIYLVSFLGSLSVLPGNILAGLLMDKIGRIKIIGGSMLVSAGCTFLLFLCFNQGSVITFQCIYFAACAAAWNGIDVITVELYPASKRATAFGVLNGISKLAAIISTFIFGKFISITKIIPIILSFSALVCGGLLAFKLPETRELILQ; this is encoded by the exons ATGGATGTCCCCTACCACAACAATATAAACCAGCAGGGAGAAACGTACCCCACACATGGAACAGGAGGAAATGATGGTTACCCCTACCAGACGGACTACCCTCCTCAAGAGGAAGATGCTGCTAGTGATGCCACTGAGGGTCACGATGAAGATGATCAGATGTATGAAGGTGAGTACCAGGGCATCCCCCACCCGGATGAGATCAAAGAGGCCAGGAGAGCCGCCCGAAGGGAAGCGAGAATGAAGGCCAGGAAGGTTGCCGAGGCAGAAGAGGAGACATTGGCGGAACAATACGAGACCATCATGGAAGACTGCGGTCACGGGCGCTTCCAGTGGACTTTGTTCACGGTACTGGGCCTGGCCCTCATGGCTGATGGGGTGGAGTGTTTTGTAGTGAGTTTTGCAATGCCCAGTGCTGAGAAGGACATGTGCCTCTCCAATGCAGATAAAGGCATGCTTG GTCTGATAGTGTATGTTGGCATGATGTTTGGCGCTGTGGTGTGGGGCGGGCTGGCTGATAAACTGGGTCGACGGCAATGTTTACTCTACGCTCTGGCCATCAACAGCATATTTTCCTTCCTATCCTGTTTCGCCCAGAGCTATGGCTTCTTTATCTTCTTCAGACTCTGTTCAGGAATCGG AATTGGAGGGTCCATCCCTGTGGTGTACACATACTTCGCTGAGTTCCTGCAGATGGATAAGAGAGGAGAACATCTCAGCTGGCTCTGTCTGTTCTGGATGATGGGGGGGCTTTACGCTTCCTTCACCGCTTGGGGAATCATCCCACATTATG GTTGGGGCTTTAGTATGGGGACAGAGTTCCAGTTCCACAGCTGGAGGGTGTTTGTGCTGGTTTGTTTTCTTCCATCTCTGGCTGCTCTCGCTGGGCTTGTGTTCATGCCAGAAAGTCCCCGTTTTCTCCTGGAG AATGCAAGACACGACGAAGCCTGGATGATCCTCAGGCGGGTCCATGACACCAACTGGAGGGCAAAGGGAGAACCAGAGAGAGTTTTTCAA GTCTCTCAACTCAAAACGCCTCACACTCAAGATGATGAGTTCATAGAGATTCAGAGTGAAACTGCCACTGCTTTCCAAAGATTCATGGTCAGACATATGACTCTGGTCAAACAG GTCATAAAGAACATGATGTCTCTAGCTTCGCCAGATCTCAGACTTCATGGTTTGTTTATCGCGATTGTGTGGTTCACCATGGCATTCAG CTATTATGGGCTGGGAATTTGGTTTCCTGACCAAATCAAGTACCTCCAGTTTGAGGATTACGAGTCTAACGTCAAGGTCTTCCATCGTGAGAAAGTGGAACGATTTCATTTTAACTTCACTCTGCAGAATCAGGTTCACAAAGAGGGGGAGTACATTCACGACAG GTTTGTCaacatagaaataaaaaatgtaaagtttgagGACTCGCTCTTTGAGAACTGTTATTTCGAGGACATCAAATCAACAGAAACTTTCTTTGAAAACTGCACGCTTAAAAACACGGTCTTCTACAATACTG ATCTGTGGAAAGATTCAAAGTTCATTGACTGTAagatggaaaacacaacatttttgcACCCCAAGAAAGGCTGTCATCTAAACTTCCAGGAGGAAAATGACATCGTGATCTATCTAGTCAGTTTCCTCGGCAGTTTGTCCGTGTTACCAGGCAACATTCTGGCAGGTTTATTAATGGATAAAATAGGGAGGATTAAAATTATAG GAGGATCTATGCTGGTCTCTGCTGGCTGCACATTTTTATTGTTCCTGTGCTTTAATCAAGGCTCCGTTATTACCTTCCAGTGCATCTATTTTGCAGCTTGTGCAGCTGCTTGGAACGGCATTGATGTGATCACAGTTGAGCTTTATCCAGCCTCGAAAAG GGCCACGGCGTTCGGCGTGCTGAACGGCATCAGCAAACTGGCAGCTATCATCAGCACTTTTATCTTTGGCAAGTTTATCAGCATCACTAAGATCATCCCCATCATCCTGTCCTTCTCAGCGCTGGTTTGTGGAGGATTGCTGGCGTTTAAATTGCCTGAGACCCGGGAGCTCATCCTTCAATGA